Part of the Ziziphus jujuba cultivar Dongzao chromosome 8, ASM3175591v1 genome is shown below.
tataaaccaaattccaaaaattttattcttaaaaccaTTTATCACctactcatttttttttatacttccttcatttatttattacaacgagatttattttttatttcaacaaaagaTTATaacaactttaaaattttaaaattagttttttaatttatattctcttaaaataatttcaaagctTTGATAtccaattcaaatttttatacttGGTTTTGTATGACAAgtgtaatttattttctttttactttcttttttatttatagtaaaataatttttttattacaacaataaattataaaatttttatatctagtgtgttaaattatattctcataaataaatttcaaaattttaaatattcagtccaaaaaatattattcaattaattttttttaaacatagttatgcatgaaaatataattgttttaaatttcataagtcgtaagagtttaaaatttttaaattatctttgttgaaaaaaatctttcaacatttttaaaaatattttcatatttttttaattttataaataaaatttattatattttaaaataattataaaactaaaatattttatattaaaaattatttgttacacGTCGAATTTGCATTATCCCTTCTAAACAACATGAAGGCTGCAAAGAAAACCAAACTTATGAGATAAAAATGCaaacgggaaaaaaaaaatcaggatTAAGTGTGCAAaacatgttaaaaataaaaggaccactagaaaaataataataataataataatacttcctatttttcgttttcttttgaCAATATTTATTATAGCTTCAAAAATCATTATCAAACTGACACTTTCAGAGTCTTATATTGTGTCTTGTCCACTACAGTCGTTCATCAATCCACATATGGAAGTTAATGTTGAATAgggttgataaattttatttttagtaccACGAGTAGTTGTGtttcatccaaaaaatttattaaaaagaaagaaaaaagaaaaaagaaacctagaaaaaaaagtagttgtgtttcatccaaaaaatttattaaaaaaaaagaaaaaagaaaaaagaaacctaattctttgtttgaaaaaaaaaaaaaaaagaaactaaattaTTTGTGGTATatagtagaaaaaataaaaaagtaaataatgatTCATAAAAAGAGACCGGCCGGATTCACGGGGTGCAATTTTCTCTTTCCTAAAATTTGGATGAAAAAACAATGTTAAATTTCACAAACTTCCAATCCTAAACGCTGGCCCACCTTACATTATTCCATGAAGTAGTCTACAAGAATCGTTGAACTTTCCACAGTGATAAATAATGTGATGATTCTTTGGATTTTGTCAGCCTATTATTTGCTCACTCTTTGCTtttgttcaaataaaaataattaaaaataaataaataaaaataaaagtttttgtttGTTGGTGTGTTGGACTTGTCAGGACTTTGGCATTCCCATTGAGCTCATTTCAGTATTTGGCTGCCTTTGCTCACACGGGTCCAAAGGAGAGGACCCCATTCCAAAGGACAATGATTATACCAAAACTCCTCCTCTtagcttgaccttttttttttttttttttttttattttctcttccaTCATTCAGTCTCTttgagaagaggaaaaaaatatcAGACCCATTTCTGCTTTGTAGTGGCGATGACTTAGACCTCCCATACTTCTAGGTCTTCATCAATCTCACCACTTTCTTTATCTCTTTGAAACTCTCACTTTTTTCTCTCTAATCTACTATGTGTAGTGGGTTTAAATTTCTTGGATTGGAGGATCTGAGTCAGACCCATTTgggtttcttttacttttttataatattttaattctccGGCGACTCtgaaacggaaaaaaaaaaaaaaaaaggaatcgaATTTACTTCGGGGTCTTTTAGTATTTCGATTATTGTTCCCTATATGCGGTGATTTGGAGGATTTGCGGCCGAATAACCCATTTCTGTTTTTCAGGTTTGAATCTGCTTACTCTGCtccctttctttttcaaattttatttatttatttggaattgAAGTTTCTGTAGGAGATTTAGACCTACCCATCTACCATTTCCTGCTTCTGTTGTCAGTTCTggtttttgtttgcttttgatTCGGTTCTAGCACTTGGAATTGTGTGAATCGAGGGAAgtaattcacatatatatatatatatatatatatttgaagctCTGTATTGAAATTCTTCGTGAGGGTCATATGTTGTTGTTTGAATTGCTAGGATGTCTGAATCCTGCTGCTCAGCTTTGTTTCTAGCTCTACCAGACGATGTATTTTCCATTATCACTCGGATCCTCTCGCCGAGAGACATTTGCAGTCTAGCTCTGTGTTGCCGTAGTTTATCTGCCCTTGTTGCCTCTGAAAAGGTCTGGTTTGCCCAATGTGAAATGGTTGGAATTGTGTCCCATGGAGAGCTCATTGAGTGGCGCGAGGCCGTGTCATCTTACAAGGCTCTTTGCCGCTTTCTCTACTGTGTTCAGCCGTTGATGGGAATCTGGGTTCATCAGAACCCTGAGCTTGGGAATGTTGTCTATGTCATGCCCGGTTTTGTTTCTGTTGTTGGGTGCCGCATATTACCTCAGGAGCTTGGCCCATCAGGTATTGAGGAGGACCCTATTCTTTGGGCTCCTGTATTTGAGGTTTTGGGTGATTGTGATGGTTCTACAGCATTTTTCTTACATGGAAGGGAGAAGGGAAAAAGCTATTTGTATCCCGGTTCTGTCAAGCCTGCCGATAGGACCTGCAATGTGCTATTGCTTGAGGTTGAGCCTAGACTGCGCAAAGATGGGGGTAAGTTGTTGTATAGCAAGAGCTTTGTTCAACCAGACAAGGAGCAATCAAGAAAGATTAGCAGGTCGAATGGTAGATCGTCAAGGTCACAAAGGAACTTGCAGAATGAGGCCACTGTGTCCTTCAGTCGATTGGCTTTCAGTGATAGAAGAAAGTTGCTCGAGATTGTCACAAGCCAAGTTCGTTTGGAAGTGCCTCAAACAGCAAATGGGCCACTTTTTCCTCCTATGAGGGCTGATGGAGAGAACTATCATAAGGATATGATGCGGTTATGTGAACGAAGATCCATACTTGTTCAAATGCATAAGACTGGTGGAGATCTCATTGATTGGAATACGGACACTCAGTTGTCATCTGATCCTACACAGCTGGAATTGAGTGAGATCAGAAGAAGTTTTGATAGATCAAGtggttttcatttttctaaCAATGAAGATGATGGACGTACACAATGCAAAAGTAGAAAAACTATTGGTAGGTATTTTAGGGATAGCATTAGTCAGATCCTGGGGAAGTCTACCTCAATCAATGGTAACCATGCAACTTCAAAGAATAGTTCTTCGAGCAGTGATAATAAGTATGCACAGCTTCATGAGTTTCTGAGATCAGGTGATACAATAGGACTGACACTACAACCCTCCAATGTTAGGTTATCGTCTTATCGAGCATGGCCAAATATGCATGACAGCCGGTTTGCCCTTTACAAGTTGCCCATGCGAGTTCCAACTGCTGAGCAAGAGTTTGCTGGTTTATGGGGAGGAACTTTTGGCTGGCCTCCTGGCAGGCCTACCGAAGAAAAGCCTGGAAAGGCTTTGTTCTTTCTTTTGCTTTCATATGAGAAATCTGAGGGGCAGAGAAATCTCATTGCAACCAAAATATTGGAAGGCACCCATTATGTTCTACATCCTAATGGTTCAGCAATGTTTATGGTGAATATCGACGAGCCTTCACCAGATTCATTTCCATGGGATAAAGATGGAGATTCCCTTCCTGTGAACATTAGGCATGCTTTTCTTGGGGAGGGTATTGCAAATGGGTATGGCTTCAGATATCCAGGCTCAAAACCCGGTTCTCTCTTTGTATTTGAAAATGGGAACCTTGCCTTCATCTGGAAGGAGTCAAAGGCTGTCCTAACCCTGCAAAGACTTAACTTGCAAGAGCTTTTGAGGAAAGGAGAAGAAGTTGCTGCTCTACCTCCAATTGCCAACTTTTCATATTTGACCAAGTCATACTCAAATGTTTTTGCTGGCATCCCAAATACCTCAAATTGTTTGTCTTCAGCAAGGTTTGCCGTAGTCCCTTAAAAGAAACTCTTATATATTTTCTCATCTCCTCCCCTCCCCCTTAAATAAATAGAATCATCTCTGTCTTACATTATTCATTGAGCTATCAAAGttgtcattttaaaaatatatgttttagcTAAACATGTTTCATTATTTATGGTGGTTAACCCTTGGTGGGATTGAATGAAAGGCTAATAATTTTGTAAACAGCTATAAGAGTTTGAGATGTGAAAGTTCGATGCAACCTTAAATGCTTCATGTTTTTATTTGCTACTGCTATTTCGTGGTTTAAGATTAACATTGTACGGAGGCTTCTATATGGTATTAATTTCCCAAAAAtctcaatttcttttctttacaaATGTGCTTTGTTAGGGCATCCAATGGACAAGTTGGCcaaagttttttgttttgttaatatAAAGTTGGTGGTTCAGGATTTTGTAGGCTGTCTTAGGCTTTTCATTTTGAGATGGGGGTTGGTTTTCTTGGTAATTTTGATGAGCGTTTTCATTAAAGCTTGGGCTGAGCATTAGTTTTACAAtcaaattctttttaatttgaatgttATTTTCTTCAAACATACTCGGTATTATATTTCAATTATCTATTGGTTGCGTAGACAACCTTCCTATTTCTTCAATGTGCACATTAGGCTCGTTTGGTTCGTAGTTAAAGTTTTGAGGGAAATAGTTGTTCGAGAATTAGTTAGGAGGGAATCAGTTACTCAAACATAGTGTGAATTAAAGTTGAAGattcactttctttttctgttttttttttggggaaaatggGTCAGTTCCTACAAACCTTGAGGGTGCATTGGATTACtctcataatttaaatattaatttttaaatttacacttcaaatagaaattgaagaaattaaattaaaagggGAATGCTACCACCTTGGAGTTGGACTGCTAAAGCGCAGAGTATTGATTGCTATGTGTGATAcagatgcaattttttttttttttaatatatatatatatatatatgtagtccaCTTGTCATGGCCGTTGATGCGCAAATTACAGTGGGCATGTCCTCTTACCATTGATAGGGCTGGTAATAGTGCGTCATGTCTTCCTCTGCCCTTCATAATAAAGTCATCTGTGTCTTACATTATTCATTGGGCTACCAAAGTTGTCATTGTAAAAATATCTAAATGTGTCAATAAATGGTGTTTAGCCCTTTGTGGGATTGAATGAAAAGCTAATAATTTTGTGTAGGTCTATAAAGAGTTTAAGATATGAAAGTTCGATTCAACGTCAAATGATTGTTGCTGTTTTTATTTACTGCTGGTGTGTTGTTGTTACAAACATAAGCAACTTTAAGAACAATTTCATAGTTTAAGATTAACAGTAAGGAGGCTTCAATAGGCTTCCATGtggttatttgaaaatgtaCTTTTATTAGGGCGGTGAGTGGACAAGTTGAGCTGGGTTCAGTATTTTGGCCCGCGTTAGGCTTTTTCATTTTGACATCGGTGTTAGTTTGCTTGTAAATGTGTTGATGAATTTTTCATTCAAGTTAATTAAAGGCTAAAGCATAGCTTTTACAATCAAattcttttgaatttgaatgttATTTTCCTCTTAATGTACTCTTATTTGATCTCACTTATCTATTGGTTGCTTGGAAAATTATCCTATTTCTATATTAGGCACGTTTGGTTCGTTGTAAATTTTCCAGAGAAACGGTTTCAGGATTAGTTTACAGGGAGGTTTCTCAATCtaatatttggttgctaatagaaaagtattttaaaattaatttattgtcgaCACACAAATTACACCTATTTTTagtacaataataatataatacttGGGGCACCAAATGGTTTActaatttgtttatcaaataatgCTATAATTATACTTAGACATCAcgttttttttaaatcttcattCTTAGACATCacgtttttttaaaatcttcattaatttttttttagtattctaTATTTAactgtataaatttatttgtcagtttttataaattaaaaggttaaaaaagttaatatcaATATGGGTAAACATTAATAGATGGATTGATCTTCCAAAAATGtgatctaattaattataattaggacaaactcaaaataaaaatgtgatcTAATTAAGTATAATTAGGATAAAATTGTAATAGTAAATTTAAATGCTAAATATATGATAAAGATGGTGTGTCGTTATCTACAGCCAATGAGAGTTCAAGAGGTATTGTCTTTTGATTTCTTTCAGTTCATAATTTTATATCACAATCTGAATTAATTATTGGGGCACAGAAGGGCTATAGGACCAAATTGTCCGTGTTTAAAATCCACTCAAAAGAAAAACACCACGGTTCCAAAGGGAAAACAATTAAACttagttatttaaatattaatcacTTGTAAATGTACACTTCAAATAATaggaattgaagaaaataatcgaataaagtaaattaaaataaaataaaaaattatatgatgattattttctatataaaaaaattatagtggattttattattcatcCAAAACCTTTAATCATTACAACTGATAGTGTTACTATGGTCGGTCTAGACCTAAAAAGTCCAattaccaaaaaaggaaaaaaaaaaaaaaagacctacCAATCAATGCTACCAGCCTAACACCTTGGACTGCTAAAGCCAAGACTAATCGTTGCTGTTTTTAATACAATGgcaatgtatttatttattttaccggtgacagatataaaatatattatatgagatgaaaaaaatatatttgaacacTAGATGAATCAACGAATTAACATAACTTTTTAGATAGATGAATCAACGAATTAacataactttttcttttcgaattttctatatttgttttacttattattatcattattatttttatttttttatcaatcttgTTTTGAGAATCGagatattttgactttttacatTACAGAACATGAGAGCAAATCTTTCTATCATGAACAAATCCttctatttttgaatttgaagagTTTGGAATGAATCAAATCTTGGTCATGATACtattaaatataatacataATGTGATTCTGATATTAGTATCTTTTTCAGAATATGAATATTCGTGTTTTGGTACCTTAGACAGCCAAGCTCCGGATGGGTTGCTACACTCTATTAGGCTTGAGTGGTCTTCCCTGGCTGGCAAATGGCAATCAAATGTAGTTATTATATCCTCACTAACCTTGTGCCATAATTTCATGTGGTTGTAActtcttttttaaatgtaataaacggatttacaaataaaagattattgtCCTCGATAATCCATAAGTCTTGATTTATATCGtggataataatttttatttttataatttatatatcactatatatatatatttttggacaaatttactttaaaattcATCTAATTTATGACTTGAATCGTTGTATAATGGGCATAAATATGGATATTCAACCATAAAAATCATCCacttcattatatatattattatgtttttatggtGTAAATATTTACATAGTGAAatttttatatacaatttattatcgtgaatataataaacatttattttgttatgcttTTAGCTCCATCAAAGTCATATAGGTGTTTGGGACAATCCAAATggtaataatcaattaaaactCAAGACCATTATTAtcatggtgtttttttttttttaaaaaaaaaagaatttttataaaataagttAACATATTAGGGTAAAATTTTATGCCACATCCAAGCATTGAgagaaaataaatgataatgatAGTTGATGATAATACTATACCAAAGTTTCATTTGGTAGTAAAATCTCCTTTCTCaatttataatgataataatttcagttggatcaaatatttattaccgATGTcattattccattgtttaaatTTCAAAGCAAATTTCTGTCTTAAGTTGATTGCAAATTGAATCCTATCATTcgtcaaagaaagaaagaaaaaaaaaaagaaaaggaaaaaaacttgAATCCTGTCGATTCTAATTTCGCATTTGGTTGAATACTTTTTTTGGCCAAGCATATGCGAATAAAGGTAATTAATTAGAGGTCAAGTTATAACGCACATAGTATTTTTACATTTCTTCttgttaaaaattataagaaataaaaaaataaaataaaaaataaaaaagatagatAAACAGGCATTGTCATACaacagcccaaaaaaaaaaggccgaAGCCATTATTGTATTTGTTTCCACCGTTTTGTGATATTCTGAGAGTCTCTTTTGTCCAGTCCTGAAAGCTTTATAATTCACCGACACTCTTTTTCAGTCTCAATAGCTTTCAGATCCGACGACAAACGGCCAATATTATTTCCGACCATCAGCGTCTCAGTTCCGGCCACCGTGACGTTTTCTTGATCCTCTCTGAACTTCCtgtaaatatcaatattatggTACTTCCTAGTCCTCATCACCAAAAAGAGAGAAATGATTGTCCCGAACAATGTCACACCACTAATTATAATGAAAGAGAGCTTGAGGCACTCTCCGCCATTACGATTCAATTCTTCACtagctttccttttctttcccaAAGCTTCAAGCTGTTTCATGGCTTCCTTATCATCGAAATGCCCAGTGATTCTCACATTCAGCAAATactgttaaataaattaattaaatgtggaCTTTGTATAATCAATTTCTCACTTACAGGGcccatttatgccattaatgggactggcttattttattatttatagtagggcccttggtcacacactctctataagacttcagttggcccattggactggaggaccaactctcatTATAAGCCCGTTGACTTGCACAGACTATAAAAAAGGATCTAGAGCAAGCAAACAACATatactgtattttattattgagaTTAGGATtatcagagatctgagagtggtttgagagtagtgtgtccataggcactactttacattgttttctgtttttgtagATAGTAGATTGAAATTTATCAATGACTGCCTTCGGAGGTTAGTATTTTATACTtgattggaatttattatgcgTATTAAGATCCTTAAAATTCTAACAATTAGTATCAAAGAATGGTTAATAcgtataataaatttcatgtgattATTCGGATTATTACTGTATGTTCAGCCATTGAATAATCTATacatgttttttgtttatttttcattcttctcCGATTCGAATACATGTGTAGATTAAGAGaatcaaaattacatatctTGTGAATATATAAGATTCATGCCCGATTGTGTTTgtgatgtttatatatttactgGAATCTATGTGATAATACTTTCGATTATGtatgcatatctatatataacccGATTGCTatttcttcattaaaaaaaaaaaaaaaaaatcaaaccctTAAAATCTGAATAATGGTTATTGATGGTATTTGAAAACTGGGCTATGTTTTATTGGTGTTTATGGATTGCATGTAGTAGTTTAGACTAATCAATTTGGTTCAAAACCTTGTAAAAATCTGTTAATTTTGAACCTTCCATGGCCAAATATAAACCTTGCTTGGGTGTTTATTTtgagttgattttaaataaaattgatttgtggGAAACGTTGCCCAAGGGAAGACGAAACTATCGCCGCCGGTATTCCCGGAAACGGAGTCTGGAAAGGCGAGATAGAGCCAGGTAAGAAATCGGGTCAGACCCGACCCGGCTAGCTGAGGAAGAAGGCGCGAACGACATGCCATTTTGGGCTGACTGCTGATGtcatctgctgacgtcagcacgacacgtcgtttgctgATGTCAACAGATGACGTCAgcaagcccaaaaaaaaaaacttatttatttttattctcatttatttttttttattttttttattgatttatttgttgtttatttattaattaatttaatgatccaattgttcaatttatttatttattgttcatttatttgtttaattatcacattccaattttattaaattaaattaaatatttgtgattggaaaattggattgtgtgagcttacccaaagaggctttgtgcctaattggtatagtagtgtgggattttaggtgctcacctgtcgtgagacttattttgtctgtattatgtgtaccaatataatgtgtgttggcatagtggatgggttatcttttatttacctatatcatgaaattgccaatttgttaattatctcccacttattaaccagggtctatacaggtaactaggctaccctgtcggtggttttagttgctttgtatgacgcttGGAATGGCAGTAGAAGTTGATTGAATACCATGAATCGCAGGTTCTAGGTTACCCTGTcagtgattcagttcaatgcatttgattgtggttatttggttgactgtccctagcccgcgtaagggtatctttagtacTACAAAGACTctaagcgatatttatgtttgtgatTTTGTATTGAGGGGCaagaaaatagtaattaaattgtcttatatttttgaatgtcttgttgtttactatttttacagctagtagcaccccaaactTTCTGCCCATGACTACCATGATGAAATtagatgggacaaattatcagaaatggaagaaaactttaattatgaatttgacatttatgaaattggatttgcctttggagatagATTCACCCAAGATACCAACTAATGATAGTAGTGCAGTAATTAGGAAATTTTATGAGGCTTGGAAGCATCCTAATAAGTGCTGTaaaatgatgatggagaattacataaatgaagctatatatgctagtattcctaaggttgaTATAGCAAAAGAACTTCtcgaggagataggaaagaagtttatcaagtttgatatgaatgagaagcatcattatttgaacctattgaataataccaagtatgatggtattaaaggagtaagggaccatattatactactttcctcctattataataagctgaaggaccttaagatggacattggagaagagttcttgacctattctataatgaggagtcttccatcacagtttgataatataaggtcgagtttgaatattaagaaagaaggttgtagcttggaggaattgactgttatccttgtcaaggaagaggatgatattaaattaaattaagtaagtctaggtctgttgctatggtttcacatcaggtagataagtccaagaagtttttccaaaagaagggacaaggattcaagccaggacaaaatttcaagcctgggcagggttttaaccccaataggaagaatttttctggtatgaagcctaaagggcTAAGGGATGGTGCttttcagattagagaaaggaaagagtacttcaatggaaggtgtggatactgcaataaagttggacacaagaagatagactgttggaccttaaagggaaagcaagagaagaaaagtaatattttaatgattgagaccaatattattggtGTGCCTATGAATttttggtggttagatactggagcaacaattcatgttactaattcattgcaggtgataagccgaaggggcccaaccaatcttgagcagcatgtttatatgggagatagatcaagagtgaaggtggacattgtgggaacaatcaagttgaagcttgccactggatatgctttggagttgcaagaagtttaTTATGaaccttcaataagaagaaacttgttatctatttctgttttggatagtcaaggttatagttttttgtttggaaataacaaagttgaattatttaaggatggtaaagttgttggttttcgAACTTTacgtggcaatttatataagcttgatttatttaataatggtcttaatttctctgttaattttattgttgctCCTATTGTTACTtccaaacgcccaagagttaatgacaattcctcaatgttatggcataaacgtttgggacatatttctaagcacagaatggaaaggttagtgaaagatgggatacttcctaatcttgatttctctgatctgttgacttgtgttgaatgtgtgaaaagGAAGTgaactgccaaggtaagaaaggataagttagctaggtgtggagatgttttggagttaatccacactgacatatgtggaccttttacaccaactgctttaggtgattatagatattttattaccttcattgatgattactctcgttatggatatgttgagcttattcgtgagaagtcagattctttagttgcctttaaaaagtttaaggtaaagatggagcttcaaaagaataagaaaataaaagttgtaatgtctgatagaggtggtgagttttatggtagatatgatgagactggaaggaacccagggccttttgctatttatttgcgtgagtgtggcattgatgcgcaatatacgatgcctggtacacctcagcaaaatggcataattgagagaaggaataggactttgttggatatgatgCGGTCTATGTTGACAAATTCTagtttgccagattatttgtggggagaggctttaaggacggtggcttatattttgaatcaagttccaagtaagtctgttcctaagacaccttttgagctatggtcaggaagaaagccaaatttgcaccattttcgaatatggggttgcaaagctgaagtaaggatttataatccccaaattaagaagttggatcctaaaaccattagtggatattttgttggctattatataggatctaggggtttaagatttttttatccTTCTCACAtcaccaggatcgtggaatcagacagggccatttattttgaagatgattttggatttgatgataataatggaacaagggtgcctcaatttagagaagaaagtgttttcattcccagtatagttgttcctaatagagatattgttgatccagtagttgatgaactagtagttggtcagaatgaactcattgttgaggagcaggatattccagctattgcagatgctgatgtacttttgaggaggtcacaaaggactaggagatcagctattcctggtgactatgaggtttacttgcaggagcatgagtttgacatacgTGATGAtttagatccagtcacttatgaggaggccataagcagttcaaactcaaatttttggttggatgcaatagAAGATGAAATAAAATCCATGGCATTAAATGGAGTttaggatttggttgagttaccagagggtagcaagcctattgggtgcaaatgggtctttaagactaaaaaggactccaatggtcaagtggagaggtataaggctagacttgtagctaaagggtttagccagaaggaaggaattgattatatagagactttctctcctgtatccacaaaggattcttttaaaatcattatggCGATAGTGACACATTATGACTTGGAGTTGCACcaaatggatgtcagaactgcttttctgaatggtgatttgtatgaggatgtgtatatggttcaaccagttggcttccagcaaacagggaatggtaatttggtttgtaagcttaagaagtcaatttatggtcttaagcaagcttcgaGACAATGATATctcaagttt
Proteins encoded:
- the LOC107413343 gene encoding F-box protein At5g39450; translated protein: MSESCCSALFLALPDDVFSIITRILSPRDICSLALCCRSLSALVASEKVWFAQCEMVGIVSHGELIEWREAVSSYKALCRFLYCVQPLMGIWVHQNPELGNVVYVMPGFVSVVGCRILPQELGPSGIEEDPILWAPVFEVLGDCDGSTAFFLHGREKGKSYLYPGSVKPADRTCNVLLLEVEPRLRKDGGKLLYSKSFVQPDKEQSRKISRSNGRSSRSQRNLQNEATVSFSRLAFSDRRKLLEIVTSQVRLEVPQTANGPLFPPMRADGENYHKDMMRLCERRSILVQMHKTGGDLIDWNTDTQLSSDPTQLELSEIRRSFDRSSGFHFSNNEDDGRTQCKSRKTIGRYFRDSISQILGKSTSINGNHATSKNSSSSSDNKYAQLHEFLRSGDTIGLTLQPSNVRLSSYRAWPNMHDSRFALYKLPMRVPTAEQEFAGLWGGTFGWPPGRPTEEKPGKALFFLLLSYEKSEGQRNLIATKILEGTHYVLHPNGSAMFMVNIDEPSPDSFPWDKDGDSLPVNIRHAFLGEGIANGYGFRYPGSKPGSLFVFENGNLAFIWKESKAVLTLQRLNLQELLRKGEEVAALPPIANFSYLTKSYSNVFAGIPNTSNCLSSARFAVVP